A window of Hallerella porci genomic DNA:
AGCGATTTTTTGTTTCAAAAATTGAAACTCGGATTGTTTTTTTATTTGTTTAGTTTACATAATGTATATTATCGGATAATGTAAAATTATAAAAAGAACCTCGCCATGCGCGCCTGTGGCGCGCATTTTCAGTTTAGTTTCGAAGCTCACAAATTCTCTTTATTCCGCATTTTTCCCTTTTCATTCCTCGTTTTTGTCGCATTACATTTTTGTCGCATCAAAATTTGCGGTTTTTCGGCTTTTTTGTCGCATTTTTGGTAAATTTTAATGTAAAATAGAACTATGGCAACGGAACTTTTACAACCGACTCAAGAACACATCATCCACGTGCTGATGAAGAAAAATCCTGCTCTGGACGAACAGAAACTTCGGAGTGCTGTAGCTTTTATTTCGGAAGCGCATAAAGGACAATTCCGCAAGAGCGGAATGCCTTATACGGAACATCCGTATGAAGTGGCGAAGATAATCGCCGAGATGAAACTCGATACATCTTCGGTGCTTGCGGGGCTTTTGCACGATGTCGTCGAAGACACTCAGCATTCTTTGGATGTAATTAAAACGCGATTTGGCGAAGATACCGCATTTATGGTCGATGCGGTGACGAAAATTTCTGCGGCGCAGAAACAGGGCAATAAAATTGAGCAAAAAGCGGAAACTTATCGCAAATTCATCAGTGCGATGGCGAAAGATCCGCGCGTCATTATGATTAAAATTGCAGACCGTTTGCACAATATGCGGACTTTGCAATATATGAAGCCCGAAAAGCGAAAAATCATTGCGCAAGAAACTCTTGATATTTATACCCCACTCACCCACCGTTTTGGACTTTACCAATTCAAATCCGAGCTCGAAGATTTAGCGTTTAAATATTTGAATCCGGTGGAATATAAGCGCATCGTCGATCATCTTCTTTCGACAAAAGAAGAACGCGAACGCTACATTAAATCGGTCGTGGGTCCGTTACAAATTAAAATGGCGCTTGAAGATTTCGATTGCACGATTCAAGGGCGCACGAAAAATATTTACAGCATTTACGGAAAGACTTTAAGCCGCGGCTGTTCTCTTGACGAAATTTTTGATATTTTCGCCATTCGCATTGTGGTTGAATCCATTTCGGAATGTTACCTTGCTCTCGGTTACGTGCACAATTTGTGGACGCCGCTCCAGGGACTTTTCAAAGATTACATTGCGACGCCGAAGCCGAATCTTTATCAAAGTATTCATACGACGGTGATAGGCCCCGAAAATAAAATGGTTGAAGTGCAAATCCGTACCAAAGATATGGATTTGACAGCGGAAAAAGGTTTTGCGGCGCATTGGGCGTATAAACTGGAAACGCAGCGCAGCGGCGAAGAGCTCGAATGGTTGGATCGTTTGGCAAAACTTCAAGCGGAAATTCCAGATTCGACGGAATACTTAAACTTCCTTCGCGTGGACTTAAAAAACGAAGGCATTACCGTCTTCACGCCGAAGGGCGATTCGATTGAACTTCCCGAAGGCAGTACGGTTTTGGATTTTGCCTTTGCCGTTCACACGAAACTCGGCCTTCACTGCGTCGGCGCACGCATTAACAACGACGTAATCAGCGCAACGAAAACGGTGCCGAGCGGAGCGACGATTCAAGTGCTTTCGAGTCACAATCAGAATCCGCTTCCCGAATGGTTGGAAATCGTCAAAACGGAAAAGGCGAAACAAGAATTGCGCCGTTGGATGCGCACGAGCATTGCGACCGAAGCGCAGACTTTGGGAAAAGAATTGTGGCAGCGCGAACTCCGTGTTTTCAAAATTCAAAAGCCCGAAGAACAACCGAAGCCCGAAGAAATTTGCGAATTTTTTAAAGTCAAATCGGTGGAAGAATTTTATGACCGTTTAGGTCTTGGCAACATGGAACTTTCGGAACTCGCGAAATTTATCCAGAAAATGCATCCGGAAAAATTCAGCGAAGCCGACCCCGAATCCCCTGTTAAAATTTTCGTCACCGACCAAGCTGACGAATCGCAGCTCCCCGTTGAAGTCGGAAATGAATCGAGTTTGCTCATTCATTTTGCCAGTTGCTGCTCCCCGATTCCGGGCGAACCGATTATGGGCGCGTTAATGCCGAAGCAAGGAATTGAAGTGCATCGCAAAGATTGCGAACATCTTTTGCAAATTCCAGAAAGCCGCCGCATTTCGATGGAATGGAATCGCGATTCGAAAAAAGAATTCTCGGTACATTTGAAAGTCGAAACCGATGACCGCAAAGGCATTACCGCAGAAATTCTCGATGAAATGAATAAAGCAAAAGTTTTCATTGAACGGATGAGCGTTGTCTCGGCGAAAAAATCTGGACGCATTCGTTTGGTTTTCCGCATTGCCCGCCGCGATTTGCTAGAACGTTTAATGGAATCTATCCGTTCTGTTTCCGGAGTTCGTGAGGTTACCCGCTTATGATGACCCTTTCCCACCCCGTTGAAGATCAAACTGTTCGGAATCGCGCATTTAATTGTCGGATGCGCAATCGCCGTTATGAAGAAGTCTTTTACGCTTTTTCTGCGCTTTCGCCGATTATGACTCAAACCAATGTGACAAATCGTCGTGAATGGTTTGCTGCCATCGGTGAAAAAACTGCAGTTTGTGAAACTTCTCTCGAAGCCTGCCTCGAATATGCGCAGGCTTCTGTCTTTTTTGGAAAAATTGAAAAAATCGGGCGCTATTCTTCGGAAAATCCCCGCGGCATTTTACAAGAAGAATTGCTTCTCGTTTACTTTTTGAGCGAATTGCAATCGACGACGCGGTATCTGCTTTCGCGCATTGAAACCGACAAAGAATTGCAAAATATGGATTCGGAAATGGAAACGAAAAAAAGTGGCGCATACGTTTCTGGATTCATTTCGAATATGCACAAAAATTTGAATGCGTTAAATCTCGCGACCGAAAAAGAATTCCGCGATTTGCACACGCATATCAAAGAACGTTTTGAAATTGGTAATGAACTTTTTGGGACACTGCAAGAGGTGCAGCATTTCTACTAATCAAAGGTGACTATGCAACTTTCCGAATATTTTATACTCATTTTCTTTCTCGTTTTAGGCGCAGGCGTCGCCGGCGGAGCAATTCTCGTCGGCTGGCTTTTAGGCCCAAAATCCAAGGTGACGAAAAATAAACTCGCACCTTATGAATGCGGCATGCAATCCGTTGGCAATGCGCGGATTCAATTCAAAGTAGGCTATTACCTCTTTGCGCTTTTGTTCCTCATTTTTGATATCGAAGCGTTATTTCTCTTCCCCGTTCTCGTCAGTTTCAAATCGATTGTCGGCGGTGAAACCGTTCTTTCACCGGCAATTGTGGCGGTGGATTTAATTGTCTTTTTAGCAATTCTTGTATGCGGGCTCGCCTATGCGTGGAAAAAAGGAGTTCTCAAATGGGAATAATGAATTATGTGCCGAAGGTTCTCGATCCGATTCCCGGCGGCAAAACCGTTGTCAATGCGATCGATTATATCGTGAACTGGGCGCATGCGAATTCACTTTGGCCTTTGACTTATGGCACGAGTTGTTGTGCGATTGAAATGATGTCGGCGTCGATGGCGCGTTATGATATTGCGCGTTTTGGTTCTGAAGTTTTCCGTGCATCGCCGCGTCAAGCTGACCTCTTTATTTTGGCGGGAACGATTACCGAAAAAATGGCGCCAGCAATTCAGATGCTTTGGGAACAGATTCCGGGTCCGAAGTATGTGATTGGAATGGGCGCTTGCACAATTTCGGGCGGACCATTTTACTACAACAATTATTCGGTTGTCCGCGGGGCAGCAAATATTATTCCGGTGGATGTTTACATTCCGGGATGTCCGCCGAGACCCGAAGCACTTTTCCACGGGCTTTTAAAACTCCGCGAAAAAATTCGAGAAGAAACGCTGCGGAATCCGTGGCACGAAGGCGAATTGGATACGCGAGAATTCGGCAATCGTTACGCCGAAGCGAAGAAAGCGTGGGAAGCTCTTGAAAAAATTAAAGACGAAGAGATGAAGGAAGCCCGCGAAAAATTCAAAGCGGAAAATCCCGATTACAAATCGACTTATCGTCCTGTTCGCGTGCAAAAAGAAGCCTTCCCCGAAGTGCCGTATGCACCGCGGAAATTGCAAGGACTTTCGCAGACAGAACTTTTCCACATTGCGCAAGAAAAATGCGCAGACATTTCGGTTTACGATCAAAAAGATTCGTCTGATGAGGCATTAAATGCTCTCGAAGCGGACACTCCTTTGGACATTCAAGTTTCCAAGGAAAATTATTTGTCGCTCGCGGAATTTTTGAAGAATGATCCGCGGACAAAATTGGATTACTTAATCGATGTGACCGCAGTCGATTGGAAAGAGCATTTCGATGTGATTGCGCAGTTGATGAGCATGGAACTCGGACACAAAGTGTTTTTACGAGTTTCTCTTCCGAAAGATGAAACTGTGCCCGAAGATAAACGGGCGACGAGCATCCTCGCGACAGTGCCTTCGATTACAGGACTTTATCCGGGCGCAAATTGGAAAGAACGCGAAGTTTATGATCTCTTCGGCATCGCTTTCGAAGGGCATCCGGATATGCGCCGCATCTTCCTTACCGAAGACTTCCCCGGCTATCCGCTCCGCAAAGATTTTACGCACCCGCACATGATTTTGAGGGAGGTTTAAGATGAACGAATTTTTGAACCTGCCAGGTTTTCACGAAAAATATAACGACCCGAATGCGGAAGAATTTTTCGTCAACATGGGTCCGCAGCATCCGAGTACTCACGGTGCGCTTCGTCTGCAGCTTCATTTGGACGGTGAAACGATTGTCGAAGTCGTCCCCCACTTTGGCTACATTCATCGCGGCATCGAAAAGCAAGCGGAAAGTCAAAATTATTTGCAATACATTCACTTGTCGGATAGACAAGATTATTTGACTGCAATTCAAAATAATTTGGGCGTTTGTCTTGCCCTTGAAAAAGGCATGCACATCGGCGTGCCAGAACGCGGCGAATACATCCGCGTGATGATGGCAGAACTTGGGCGCATCGCTTCGCACTTGGTTTTTTACGGTTGCTTTGGCGGTGACTTGGGCGGTCAAACTCCGCTTATTTACGGATTCAAAGAACGCGAAATGATTCACGATATCTTTGATCAAGAAACCGGTTCGCGCTTGACGACGAATTTCTTCCGTCCGGGTGGATCGCGTTACGATGTGACGGAAAATTTCATTCCCCGTGTGAAGAAATTTTTGGAAGTTTTAAAGCCCGCGATGGAAGATTACGAAAATCTCCTTTCGACGAATTTAATCGTTTTGGAACGCACAAAAGGCGTCGGTTATCTTTCGAAAGAAGATGCGATTGCTCTCGGTTGTTCGGGTCCTGTGGCTCGCGCTTCGGGAGTCAATTACGATGTCCGCAAAAATGATCCGTATAGCATTTATGATTCGTTCGATTTCAAGGTGCCTACGGCGACGGAAGGCGATTGCTACGCCCGCTATCAAGTGCGCATCGCTGAAATTCATGAATCGATGAAAATTTTGGAACAGTGCATTGCGCGCTTCCCCGAAGGGCCTTACCGCAGTAAAGAAAAACCGGTGCGGCTTCCGGCGGGCAGTTATTACGCAGCAAGCGAAACGGCGAAAGGATTGTATGCGACATACGTCGTGGCGACGACGGGCGATAAACCGTATCGCATTCACACGCGTGGACCGAGCTTTGCAAATCTCGCCGCATTAAATACGATGGTCAAAGGACTGAAAGTCGCTGACCTGGTCGCTGTGATGGCGACTCTTGACCCCGTCATTCCTGAAATTGATAGGTAAACGATGACTCCATCTATTCCAAATCCGATTGGCGACTTTATTCGGGCAAATGTTCCCATTCCCGAACTCGCTTATTTAATCAATGTCATTCTCTGTATCTGCGCCATTTGCGCGGTTGCATTCGGGAGTGCGATGGTTCTTGTGTATATGGAACGCAAAGTCTGCGCGCATGTGCAATGTCGTTTAGGACCGATGCGTCTCGGTTTCCACGGAACAATTCAAATCGTCGCCGATACGATTAAGCTGATGCTTAAAGAAGTCTATGCGACGAAAGGCGTCGATAAACTTCTCTTCTTTATGGCGCCGATGGTGCTTTTAACGGCTCCGTTTATGAGCCTTACGATGATTCCTTTCGGACCGAATTTACAAGTTGCCGAAGTCCCTGTCGCAGTGCCGCTCATTATCGCAGTAAACGGTTTTGGAATTCTCGGCATTCTTCTCGGCGGTTGGGCTTCGAACAATAAGTATTCGCTTCTCGGGTCTTTGCGTTCGGGCGCACAAATGATTAGCTACGAAATTTCGTATTGTCTTATTCTTCTCTTTATTGTGATGCTCGCAGGCTCTGCAAGTTTCCGCGATATTACGATGAGTCAGCAAGGAACGATCATCGATTGGTGGATTTTTAAAGCGCCCGTGATCGGTGTTATCGCATTCATTATGTTCCTCATCAGTTCGACAGCTGAATTAAATCGTGCGCCGTTTGACATCGCCGAAGCAGAACAGGAATTAACCGGCGGTTATCATACCGAATATAACGGCATGGGATTTGCCATGTTCTATCTCGCGGAATACATTAACTTGGTCACGACTTCTTCGCTTGCGACGGTCTTCTTCTTTGGCGGATTTTTGCCGCCTTGCATCGGAATTGCCGCTGTCGATCACATTTTGAATTTTGTGCCCGGAGTCATTTGGTTCTTCGTCAAAGTCTTTGTGATGATTTGGGTTTATATGATGATTCGTTGGACGTTAGTGCGCCCGCGCGTGGATCAGTTGATGAGTTTGGAATGGAAATTTCTCTTGCCGATGAATTTGATTCTTCTCGTTCTCGGTGCTGTGTTTATTTCTTTCGGATGGATCATTCAATGAAGCAGTATTTTAAACGCATCATTCAATCGTTCAGCTTTTTGAAAGGCTTCTCGGTCACGGTGAAGTATTTCTTTCAGCCGAAACGAATTGTGACGGAACAATATCCGGAAAACAAAGCGACCTTGAAAATGTATCCGCGTTTCCGCGGGCGTTTGGAAATGGTCGAAGATGAAAATGGCGAAAATCGCTGCACCGCTTGCGGTATGTGCGAAAAGAGCTGCCCGAACGGAAGCATTAACGTGCTCCCGACGAAAAATATCGCAGGCAAAAAAGTGCTCGGCAAATACATTTACCGTTTGGACACTTGTACGCAATGCGGCTTCTGCGTAGAAACTTGTCCGTTTGGCGCAATCCGCATGAATCAAGATTTTGAACTGGCGGATTTTGACCGCAGCCATTTTGAATTGAAATTGAACCAAAAGGAGGGCCGCGCATGATGAGTCTCATTTCGGACGCGCTCTTTTCGGATTTGATGTTTTATGTCATCGCTCTTTTGATGATCGTCGCAGCGATTATCACGATTACCGCAAAGAATCTTTTGCAGAGCGCAGTATTTCTCATTATTTCATTTATTGGCACCGCGATGCTTTACCTGATGCTTCACGCCGAATTTATTGCGATGGCGCAGATAATGGTTTATGCGGGCGGCGTTGTTATCTTTGTCATCTTTACTGTGCTTTTAACGAGTCACTTGGGCGAATCCGCTTTCCGCATTAAACTTCCGCGGAATTTTATCGCGATTGCGCTTGCGGGCGGTCTTCTCTTTACTCTCGTCCGCTTCCTTTTGAAAGCGCAGGATATTCAAACGGCTGTGCCCGCATCGGCTTCGGATTATGCGACTCTCCCGCAGCTTGCGCTTCGGCTTTTGTCTGCAGATCCCGCGGGATTTTTAATTCCATTTGAACTCGTCAGCTTTATTTTGTTAGTGACTCTCATCTGCGCTATTACCGTAGCGCGTAAAATCAAGGGGGAAGAATGACCCTCGAACATTGCTTAATTCTTTCGTTTATTCTTTTCGCCATCGGAACTTGCGGCGTTTTACGTCAGCGTCACATGGTCGGGATGCTCATTTCCATTGAAATTATGCTGAACGCGGCGAATATGAATTTCATTTCGTTTGCGTATTTCAAAGCGCTCGATGCGACGGCGGGAGCCATTTTCAGCATTTTCGTCATCGCGATTACCGCTTGCGAAATGGCGATTGCCTTAGCGATTGTGGTCAGTATGTACCGCAGACATCACAGTTTGGACGTTAACCAGTTGAGGGATATCCATGAGTGAGTTTCTGATTTCCCATAGCTATTGGATTCTTCTCTTACCGTTTTTGAGTTTCCTCATCAACGGACTCTTCCTTGCGAAGAATCACCGCAAAGCCGCAGGCGCACTTTCCGTGACTCTTGCTGGGCTTTCCATGCTTTATGCGATTGCAGTCGTGAGCATTTACTTTGCAAATTTTGCGCCGCAGACTCTTATCGCGTGGAAATTCCCTTTCCTTTCTTTTTCAAAAACTCTCTTCGCCGAAGCTGCGTTCTTACTCGATCCGCTTTCTGCGATGATGGTCTTTGTCGTCTCGGTTATCGCATTCTTCGTGAACATTTACAGCTTAGGCTACATGCGCGAAGACCGCGCCGAAGGTCGCTTCTTCTCGCTGCTTTCATTTTTCACCTTTTCGATGCTCGGGCTCGTCATTGCGACAGGCGTTTTCCAGATGTACTTCTTCTGGGAACTCGTCGGCATCGCGAGTTATTTGCTCATCGGATTTTGGTATGAACGTCCGCAGGCGATTGCCGCTTCGAAGCAAGCGTTTATCGTCACCCGTTTCGCAGACAGTTTCTTCCTCTTAGGAATTGTCCTCGTCAGTTATGTAGTTGGCTCATTCCAATTTGGATTCTTAAATGTCGTGCGCCCCGAAGTGATGACGGGAACGGTTTCCATCGGACTTTGGGATGTAAGCGCTCACGATGCGCTCGTTCTCGGATCGGTTTTGATTTTCATCGGCGGTTGGGGAAAAAGTGCGATGTTCCCGCTCCATATTTGGCTTCCGAATGCGATGGAAGGTCCAACGCCGGTTTCGTCGATTATTCACTCGGCGACGATGGTCGTTGCAGGCGTTTACTTGGTCGCAAGACTTTTCCCATTCTTCTCGGCTTGCGAAGGCACTTTGGAAATCGTCGGAACAGTCGGCGCATTTACCGCGATTTTTGCAGCGGTTATCGCTTGCACACAACGCGACATTAAACGCATTCTCGCCTACTCCACTCTTTCGCAGCTCGGTTATATGATGTTCGGGCTCGGCGTTTCGGCAACGGCCGCAGCGAGCTTCCACGTTTTCAACCACGCCTTTTTCAAATGTATGCTCTTCCTTGTCGCAGGTTCCCTCATTCATCAAGTGGAAACGAATGACCTCGATAAAATGGGCGGACTGCGGAAAAAGATGCCGTTTACTTATGTGGCCGCTTTGATCGCTTGCCTTTCGATTTCAGGAATTCCTCCGTTCTCCGGATTTTTCTCGAAAGATGAAATTCTCTCGGGCGCATTAAATTCGGGGCATCCGGTCATTTTTGCCGTCGGATTTATCACGAGTGCGCTCACCGCATTCTACATGTTCCGCTTATTCTTCCTCGCCTTCCACGGAAAACCGCGGAGCGAAGATATCGCGCATGCTCACGAAGATTTCGCGATGACTCTTCCGATTGTTTGCTTAGCAGTTCCTTCTCTTGCAAGCGGATT
This region includes:
- a CDS encoding RelA/SpoT family protein, which codes for MATELLQPTQEHIIHVLMKKNPALDEQKLRSAVAFISEAHKGQFRKSGMPYTEHPYEVAKIIAEMKLDTSSVLAGLLHDVVEDTQHSLDVIKTRFGEDTAFMVDAVTKISAAQKQGNKIEQKAETYRKFISAMAKDPRVIMIKIADRLHNMRTLQYMKPEKRKIIAQETLDIYTPLTHRFGLYQFKSELEDLAFKYLNPVEYKRIVDHLLSTKEERERYIKSVVGPLQIKMALEDFDCTIQGRTKNIYSIYGKTLSRGCSLDEIFDIFAIRIVVESISECYLALGYVHNLWTPLQGLFKDYIATPKPNLYQSIHTTVIGPENKMVEVQIRTKDMDLTAEKGFAAHWAYKLETQRSGEELEWLDRLAKLQAEIPDSTEYLNFLRVDLKNEGITVFTPKGDSIELPEGSTVLDFAFAVHTKLGLHCVGARINNDVISATKTVPSGATIQVLSSHNQNPLPEWLEIVKTEKAKQELRRWMRTSIATEAQTLGKELWQRELRVFKIQKPEEQPKPEEICEFFKVKSVEEFYDRLGLGNMELSELAKFIQKMHPEKFSEADPESPVKIFVTDQADESQLPVEVGNESSLLIHFASCCSPIPGEPIMGALMPKQGIEVHRKDCEHLLQIPESRRISMEWNRDSKKEFSVHLKVETDDRKGITAEILDEMNKAKVFIERMSVVSAKKSGRIRLVFRIARRDLLERLMESIRSVSGVREVTRL
- a CDS encoding NADH-quinone oxidoreductase subunit A, translated to MQLSEYFILIFFLVLGAGVAGGAILVGWLLGPKSKVTKNKLAPYECGMQSVGNARIQFKVGYYLFALLFLIFDIEALFLFPVLVSFKSIVGGETVLSPAIVAVDLIVFLAILVCGLAYAWKKGVLKWE
- a CDS encoding NADH-quinone oxidoreductase subunit C; the protein is MKEAREKFKAENPDYKSTYRPVRVQKEAFPEVPYAPRKLQGLSQTELFHIAQEKCADISVYDQKDSSDEALNALEADTPLDIQVSKENYLSLAEFLKNDPRTKLDYLIDVTAVDWKEHFDVIAQLMSMELGHKVFLRVSLPKDETVPEDKRATSILATVPSITGLYPGANWKEREVYDLFGIAFEGHPDMRRIFLTEDFPGYPLRKDFTHPHMILREV
- a CDS encoding NADH-quinone oxidoreductase subunit D → MNEFLNLPGFHEKYNDPNAEEFFVNMGPQHPSTHGALRLQLHLDGETIVEVVPHFGYIHRGIEKQAESQNYLQYIHLSDRQDYLTAIQNNLGVCLALEKGMHIGVPERGEYIRVMMAELGRIASHLVFYGCFGGDLGGQTPLIYGFKEREMIHDIFDQETGSRLTTNFFRPGGSRYDVTENFIPRVKKFLEVLKPAMEDYENLLSTNLIVLERTKGVGYLSKEDAIALGCSGPVARASGVNYDVRKNDPYSIYDSFDFKVPTATEGDCYARYQVRIAEIHESMKILEQCIARFPEGPYRSKEKPVRLPAGSYYAASETAKGLYATYVVATTGDKPYRIHTRGPSFANLAALNTMVKGLKVADLVAVMATLDPVIPEIDR
- a CDS encoding complex I subunit 1/NuoH family protein, translated to MTPSIPNPIGDFIRANVPIPELAYLINVILCICAICAVAFGSAMVLVYMERKVCAHVQCRLGPMRLGFHGTIQIVADTIKLMLKEVYATKGVDKLLFFMAPMVLLTAPFMSLTMIPFGPNLQVAEVPVAVPLIIAVNGFGILGILLGGWASNNKYSLLGSLRSGAQMISYEISYCLILLFIVMLAGSASFRDITMSQQGTIIDWWIFKAPVIGVIAFIMFLISSTAELNRAPFDIAEAEQELTGGYHTEYNGMGFAMFYLAEYINLVTTSSLATVFFFGGFLPPCIGIAAVDHILNFVPGVIWFFVKVFVMIWVYMMIRWTLVRPRVDQLMSLEWKFLLPMNLILLVLGAVFISFGWIIQ
- a CDS encoding NuoI/complex I 23 kDa subunit family protein, whose protein sequence is MDHSMKQYFKRIIQSFSFLKGFSVTVKYFFQPKRIVTEQYPENKATLKMYPRFRGRLEMVEDENGENRCTACGMCEKSCPNGSINVLPTKNIAGKKVLGKYIYRLDTCTQCGFCVETCPFGAIRMNQDFELADFDRSHFELKLNQKEGRA
- a CDS encoding NADH-quinone oxidoreductase subunit J family protein; this encodes MMSLISDALFSDLMFYVIALLMIVAAIITITAKNLLQSAVFLIISFIGTAMLYLMLHAEFIAMAQIMVYAGGVVIFVIFTVLLTSHLGESAFRIKLPRNFIAIALAGGLLFTLVRFLLKAQDIQTAVPASASDYATLPQLALRLLSADPAGFLIPFELVSFILLVTLICAITVARKIKGEE
- the nuoK gene encoding NADH-quinone oxidoreductase subunit NuoK; the encoded protein is MTLEHCLILSFILFAIGTCGVLRQRHMVGMLISIEIMLNAANMNFISFAYFKALDATAGAIFSIFVIAITACEMAIALAIVVSMYRRHHSLDVNQLRDIHE
- the nuoL gene encoding NADH-quinone oxidoreductase subunit L, with the translated sequence MSEFLISHSYWILLLPFLSFLINGLFLAKNHRKAAGALSVTLAGLSMLYAIAVVSIYFANFAPQTLIAWKFPFLSFSKTLFAEAAFLLDPLSAMMVFVVSVIAFFVNIYSLGYMREDRAEGRFFSLLSFFTFSMLGLVIATGVFQMYFFWELVGIASYLLIGFWYERPQAIAASKQAFIVTRFADSFFLLGIVLVSYVVGSFQFGFLNVVRPEVMTGTVSIGLWDVSAHDALVLGSVLIFIGGWGKSAMFPLHIWLPNAMEGPTPVSSIIHSATMVVAGVYLVARLFPFFSACEGTLEIVGTVGAFTAIFAAVIACTQRDIKRILAYSTLSQLGYMMFGLGVSATAAASFHVFNHAFFKCMLFLVAGSLIHQVETNDLDKMGGLRKKMPFTYVAALIACLSISGIPPFSGFFSKDEILSGALNSGHPVIFAVGFITSALTAFYMFRLFFLAFHGKPRSEDIAHAHEDFAMTLPIVCLAVPSLASGFLCKGLFEKFFESSAEPIASGALTPLAAYVPYLATGAGVLGILVAWILYASPKANISRALDSTNRSLLYRTIYHKFYFDEGYYAFTRQFIFRGVAATAKAFEDYVIGGLVKAVTALLRFAGVLVREMQSGYLSFYIGTLIVGVILWRYLGGLPI